CAGCTATTTCGTTAGGAAAAAAAACAGAAGAAATGTTAGATGATAAAGTTTATTGGATACCAAACCACAATAATCAAAATGCTCAAAAAAATATATATTTTGAGATATATGCAACATTAATAGATAAAACAACAGGAAATATATTAGGAAAAAATAAAATAAAGCTCATACAATATTCTAATGGTAATGTATATGTTCAATAAAATTTAGTTATTATTTAAAGCACCCTAGATAGGGTGCTTTGATATTACTTTAAACCATCATTTTTCATGAGCTGCTTTTCACCCATTTCAACTAATTTTCTAGTCATCTGACCTCCTACTCTGCCAGCATAACTACCAATTAATCGGGATGTAGGGTTGATTTCTCTACCAAATTCTTCTTTAAAATTTGATTTCATTGGAATTTTATTCAAAAAAGTCACCTCGTAATGGTTTATTACTCACATCATTATTTTTGTAGTATAAGATATTTATATTGATAGTTTTATTTAATTTATAATAATGTGGGTTTGGTAATATTGTTTGGAATGGAGTAAAAAATTATTAAGGATAAATATAGAAGTTTGTTTATCATATATGATAATATCTATTATGATATACTAGCTTTTTTTTATGTATTTACAGACTTCATAATTCAATTTTTTATTTTTTTAAATAATAATTGTGTCCCCTACTAACTTTGTTCTACTGTATAGAAGGATAATTTTCCACTTAACCCTGTAGTTTCTCTTACTATATTTTTAATTTATAACTACAAACTATAAATTTTGATACTCTTTTAGAACTATTATTTGATACTCAATTTCCCTATCTTCTTCATTTAATATATACTTACCTGCTGTTATTAATGTTGCATAAGCTCTTATTTTCAATTTGTTTATAGTATAGCTATTATAAAATCTACAAGATGAATTTCTAAAAACTTATATGAAATTTTGCAAACAAAAAAGTATCCTATTAACTAGGCCTAATTATCACAAAAGTATATTAATAAAATCATTTATGATTTTACATGTTTAATCATGCAAACCTTTTTAATAATTGAATATATTTAAATATATAGAACCATCTTACATATAATTTAAATAAAATTACTTAAAATTCATAGGGAAGGAGGGTTAATATGTTAAAAAGAAAATTAGTACAAGTACTATTGTTGCATTTAAAGAATTATTTCGTTGTGGATGTATAGAATACCCTGATAATTACACGATTGTTACCATAAAACTACTACTGTTACTAATAACTTGTAATCATATTAGGCTCAAACCCAAATACTTCAAGGTTTGAGTCTAGGT
This window of the Abyssisolibacter fermentans genome carries:
- a CDS encoding small, acid-soluble spore protein, alpha/beta type; this encodes MNKIPMKSNFKEEFGREINPTSRLIGSYAGRVGGQMTRKLVEMGEKQLMKNDGLK